The window TGGTCCCTCTTGGTCGGCTTGGTCTACCTGGTCTTCACCCGGGACGGACGGGGCTCCTGCATCCTGGGCGGACTGGTGGCCAGCCACTGGTTCCTGGACCTGTTGGTCCACCGTCCGGACCTCCCGATCTGGCCCGCCGATTCCACCAACATGGCGGCCCCCAAGGTGGGATTGTTCATCTGGAACTCGATGGTGGGGACCTTGATCCTCGAGTTCGGGCTCCTGGCCCTCGGGGTCTGGCTCTATACCATGGCCACGAAAGCCAAGGACCGCACGGGCGTTCTCGCCTTTTGGGGCTTGGTCCTGTTCCTGGCGGTCATGTATGTGGTGGACCTGCGCATGACGCCGCCCAACAACACGAACCTCCTGTCCCTGGCGGGCTTTTCCCAGTTGTTGATGGTGGCTTGGGGCTATTGGATCGATGATCACCGCAAGAAGGCCTAGCGGTCAAAAAACGTAGGGATTCGACGGAAAACTAACGGACGAACGGCTTTTGGCGCCTGGAACGCCGGCAAAAAACCACAAAAACCGTCCAATTGGGTGGCATAGGAAATGCCCTTATCCTTCGGTAAGTCGGTCCGGGGGGTTCCGTGAAAAAACTGGTCTTGATCCTGTTCGTGGCCTGCATGGCGGCCCTGCCCCTGGCTTGCGCCGACCGGGACTTCAAAACCCCCGTTAGCCCAACTTTTTCCAATTCCCCGGACAATGGGCTTTCGGCAACGCCCACGCCCTAAAACCTTCCGTTCTTTCCGTCAGTCCGCCCCTTCTTCCACTTCGACCAAAAGGCTCTTTTCCTTCGTCATGGTGACCAACCCCGGCGGCGCGCCGGGGATCTTCCGCACGTTCTTCTTCTCGGTGAAACTGACCGTCACCTTGGCCCCGGGTTTCCCCTTGCTTCGGGCGGCCGCGAGTTTGGCGGCCTGGAGCAGAAGTTCGGGGGTGACCTCGGCGCCCCGCCGCAATTTTCGCAACACCACATGGGCCCCGGGCAGGTCCCGGGCGTGGAACCAAAGGTCCTCGGGTTGGGCCAACTGGAAGGTCACGTATTCGTTGGCGGCCGAATTGGTGCCGGCGCAAAGCTCGAAATCCTTCCCGATCCTCTGACGGAAGAGGTGGGGCGTGGGGACCTTCTCTTCCTTGGGTTTGGGGGGCTTGGACGAAGGGGCCTGCTTCCGGGGAAAGAGATCGTCCTTGGCCTTGCGGATCTCCTCGGGCGCGTTCAGGGCGGGAAGGCTCCGTTGGGCGGCCTTGAGCTGTTCCAGCCTTTCCTTGATCTCCTTTTCCCGCTGGTCCACCAGGGCCAGTCCCCGGGAGCCCTTCTGGGCCTTCTTGAAGAAACGCTGGGCGTTATGGAGCGGGGTGATCCCGGGGTCCAAGGGGATGGTCACCGGATCGGGCCCGCCCCGGACCACATCCTCCAACAGGGCTTCCGTCTGGTGGAGCTTGACCTTGTGCAGGCTGGCCATGAGGAGCTCCCCCCACCATTGATATTGATCGGACCGCTGGGCCTCGGCGCGGTCCTTTTTGAGTTTTTCCAGGATGCGCTTCTCGTGCTTGATGGCCTTCGCCACCTCCGCTTCCAACTGGGCCTTCCCCGCGACCTTGAGGAAATGCTCCTTCTCCAGGATGAAGAGCCGCTCCAAGGCCTCACTGGGGGTGGGGAAGGATTCCAGGTCCCCTTGGGGGGCTGGGGGAGCCTCGAGCAGGGATAACTGGGGAGGGGGCCCTGATCGGACCCGGAATTCGGCCAGCCCTTTCCCGAGGATCCGGGCCTTGAGGTTGTCCCAAGCGGAAAGCCCCTCCGACTCCAGGAAGCGGTTCAGGTCGGCCTCGTTCCCGCGGAAGTTCTCCTTGAGCCAGAGGCCAGGGGCCGGACGGCCCGCTTGTTCCCACCGGACCTGGAGCTGTTCCCCGGGGATTTCCCAAAGGTTCGGCTTGGGGGAAGGGCCCAGGGGCGGGGGATGGTAAAGGGTCTGGGGCATGACGAGCCGTTCCACGTCGTTCTTATAACGAAGGGCGCTGACGATGGCCCCGTCCGGGCCGACCAGGATGAGATTGGGGTATTTGGGGATGCCTTCGAAGACCAGGCGGAAGGGGCCGTCGGGGGTCTTGAAGGTGAGGGACAGGATCCTTTCCCCCGGGGTGTTCTCGACGCCGGTCAGCTGGGCGAATTCCAGGTTCTTGCGCAAGGACCGGCAGAAGTTCGGTGGTTTGGGCAGGGCGCCGGCCTTTTGGCGGTTGAGGAAGACCAGGGGTTTTTGGGGCAGGATGGCCAGGGTCAGGCGGTGGACGGGGCGGTCCGGATGGTAGAAGGAAAGGTCCACCAGCTCGTCCGAGGATTGGGCGATGTGGGAGAGTTTGGAGCCGACGAGCTTGTCCTGCAGTTCGTGGGCGAGGCATTGGAGGATGATCGGGTTCAAGGATGGCCTGTCGGGTGGAGTGCTTCTATTATCCCGCGTCAAGGACCGAGGTCAAAGGTTCGATGGGGTGATCGGGTTCATTTGACACTGTTTTCCACGGGGAATAAACTTGAGGTGTAGCCAGCCACAACGCGCACCGGGGTCCCTCATGGATCAAAAGCCTTGGCTGACGTCCTATGACGAAGGGGTCCCCAAGACCCTCGAATACCCCGAAAAACCCCTGCCGGAACTGCTCCGGGACATCGTCGGCCGTTTCCCCCAGAACCCCGCCATCCACTTCTTCGGTTCCCGCATGGACTACGCCGAACTGGACCGCCTGGTGGACCGCTTCGCCAACCTTCTTATAAAAGAAGGCGTCCAGCCCGGCGACCGGGTGGCCCTCTACCTGCCCAATTGTCCCCCTTGCGTCATCGCCTTCTTCGGGGCCCTGCGCGCCGGGGCCATCCTGACCCAGTTGAACCCCCTCTATTCCGCCTCCGAGACCGCGCATCAATTGAAGGATTCGGGGGCCAAGTGGGTGGTCTCCCTGGACCGTTTCGTGCCGATCTTGCGCCAGGTGGCGAATGAATGCGGGCTCAAGAAGGTCTGGGTCACCCGCGTGAACGATTACTTTCCCTTTCCGCTCAAGTGGCTCTATCCCCTCAAGGCGAAGAAGGAAAAGACCTGGGTCGATTGGCCGACCGAGCCCCTTTTCGCTTCCTTCGTGAAGGAACTGGGGAAGGCTTCCGAGACCCCGGTGAGGGTCTCCATGAACATGGATGACACGGCCCTCCTCCAATACACGGGCGGCACCACGGGGGTCGCCAAGGGCGTCATCCTGACCCATCGGAACCTGGTGGCCAACGCCTACCAGTGCCGGGCCTGGCTGCCGAAGCTGGAGGACGGCCAGGAAGTCTTCATGGTGGCCATCCCCATCTTCCATTGCTACGGCATGACGGTCGGCATGAACTGGGCGGTCATCACGGGCGCTTCCATGGTGCTGGTCCCCAAGTTCGAGACCCTGCAGGTCCTGAAGCTCATCGACCGTTACCAGCCCTCGCTCTTCCCGGGCGTCCAGGCCATCTACGTGGCCATCAACAACCATCCCGATACCCCCAAGTACAAGGTCCACAGCATCAAGGCCTGCATTTCGGGGGCCGGGCCGCTCCACGTGGAGGTGCAGAAGAAGTTCGAGGAACTGACCGGCGGCAAGCTGGTGGAAGGTTACGGCTTGACCGAGGCCTCGCCGGTGACCCATTGCAATCCGGTCTACGGCAAGCGCAAATTGGGGATGATCGGCCTTCCCTTCGTGGGGACGACCGCCAAGATCGTGGACCTGGAGACAGGCGAGGACGTGGCCAAGCCCGGGGACATCGGGGAATTGGCGATCCAGGGGCCCCAGGTCATGCAGGGCTACTGGAACCACCCGGAAGAAACGGCCATGGTCCTCAAGAACGGCTGGCTTTACACCGGGGACATCGGCTACATGGACGCCGAAGGCTTCTTTGCCATCGTGGACCGCAAGAAGGACATGATCAAGGTGGGGGGCGAGAACGTCTATCCGAGGGACGTGGAGGAAGTGCTCTTCAAGAACCCCAAGGTGCTCGATTGCGTGGTGGCGGGCATCCCTGACGAGAAGCTGGTCGATAAGGTGAAGGCCTATATCGTCCTGAAACCCGGGGAAAAGGCGACGCCCGAGGAGATCATCGGGTTCTGCAAGGAACAGATGGCCAAGTTCAAGGTGCCCAAAG is drawn from bacterium and contains these coding sequences:
- a CDS encoding long-chain fatty acid--CoA ligase; amino-acid sequence: MDQKPWLTSYDEGVPKTLEYPEKPLPELLRDIVGRFPQNPAIHFFGSRMDYAELDRLVDRFANLLIKEGVQPGDRVALYLPNCPPCVIAFFGALRAGAILTQLNPLYSASETAHQLKDSGAKWVVSLDRFVPILRQVANECGLKKVWVTRVNDYFPFPLKWLYPLKAKKEKTWVDWPTEPLFASFVKELGKASETPVRVSMNMDDTALLQYTGGTTGVAKGVILTHRNLVANAYQCRAWLPKLEDGQEVFMVAIPIFHCYGMTVGMNWAVITGASMVLVPKFETLQVLKLIDRYQPSLFPGVQAIYVAINNHPDTPKYKVHSIKACISGAGPLHVEVQKKFEELTGGKLVEGYGLTEASPVTHCNPVYGKRKLGMIGLPFVGTTAKIVDLETGEDVAKPGDIGELAIQGPQVMQGYWNHPEETAMVLKNGWLYTGDIGYMDAEGFFAIVDRKKDMIKVGGENVYPRDVEEVLFKNPKVLDCVVAGIPDEKLVDKVKAYIVLKPGEKATPEEIIGFCKEQMAKFKVPKEVEFRDALPKNMVGKMLRRLLVEEEKAKLKKS
- a CDS encoding NFACT RNA binding domain-containing protein, producing the protein MNPIILQCLAHELQDKLVGSKLSHIAQSSDELVDLSFYHPDRPVHRLTLAILPQKPLVFLNRQKAGALPKPPNFCRSLRKNLEFAQLTGVENTPGERILSLTFKTPDGPFRLVFEGIPKYPNLILVGPDGAIVSALRYKNDVERLVMPQTLYHPPPLGPSPKPNLWEIPGEQLQVRWEQAGRPAPGLWLKENFRGNEADLNRFLESEGLSAWDNLKARILGKGLAEFRVRSGPPPQLSLLEAPPAPQGDLESFPTPSEALERLFILEKEHFLKVAGKAQLEAEVAKAIKHEKRILEKLKKDRAEAQRSDQYQWWGELLMASLHKVKLHQTEALLEDVVRGGPDPVTIPLDPGITPLHNAQRFFKKAQKGSRGLALVDQREKEIKERLEQLKAAQRSLPALNAPEEIRKAKDDLFPRKQAPSSKPPKPKEEKVPTPHLFRQRIGKDFELCAGTNSAANEYVTFQLAQPEDLWFHARDLPGAHVVLRKLRRGAEVTPELLLQAAKLAAARSKGKPGAKVTVSFTEKKNVRKIPGAPPGLVTMTKEKSLLVEVEEGAD